In a single window of the Niabella ginsenosidivorans genome:
- a CDS encoding alpha-L-rhamnosidase, which produces MRLVGTLILVFNIFLRPAAQEIAVQQLTCAYAETPLGIDVPHPVLGWELWSAAKNKMQSAYELIVSNEPAAIEKGIGNVWKTGKIKSGNSIGVPYNGASLQSFTRYYWKVRVYDEKGRPSPWSVASWFETALLTPADWKAEWITDGKSLPVKDADFYQQDPMPVFRKNISVTRDIKSARLYIAGAGYFEAYLNGEKISSDLLSPAWTRFDKRILYRTYDITQQLKKGNNVAGILLGNGWYNPLPLRLWGKLNLRDYLPVGRPVVKAQYRIVYTDGTVDEISTDSNWRWKEGPVMTNSVYLGESFDARRDLTAWLKTPADSTGYPAVPVAGPEGKLEADQQPPIRIGRIIKPVAIYNTGHGKWVADMGENFAGVARIKVNASGGTKISLRYGEAVYKDGSVNGMTAVAGQIKQGNGGPGAPEVAYQEDHFIASGNGIETWNPRFTFHVFRYVEITGWPGTPTADDIEGLQMNAAIADAGAFECSNPLLNKIQENTLRTFKSNLFSVQSDCAGREKFGYGGDLFCTLESFSYNFNMHNFYQKSLKDFEDSQRPLGGITETAPFVGLDDKGPGDRSGPLGWQIGFPYLIKKLYDFYGDRHILETYYPALTRQIRFLRSRAKENLYYQDISDHESLDEKPEALTASLFYFHHVQLMATFAQLLEKKEEAEQYGTLAAQIKEAILRKFYKGNGVFDNNTPAAALFPLWYGIVEGKEKQLAEKQLDLALAKRDNHITTGIFATKMLFDVLRRADKNGQAYTIASRKDFPGWGYMIANGATTLWETWKYSDNVYSQNHPMFGSITEWFYRSLLGINSTAPGFSAFIIKPQPVHDLEAAKGFYNTLYGKIVSNWQWKDSRFTLKVTVPVNTVAAIWIPSDGEPVFIDGVKIKESSLKKEQGYRVYTTGSGTYTFRSTLKK; this is translated from the coding sequence ATGCGGTTGGTAGGCACCTTAATACTGGTTTTTAATATTTTTTTGCGCCCGGCAGCACAGGAAATAGCCGTTCAGCAACTCACCTGTGCATATGCTGAAACTCCCTTGGGAATTGATGTGCCGCATCCTGTGCTGGGCTGGGAGCTATGGTCAGCCGCAAAAAATAAAATGCAATCTGCTTATGAGCTTATAGTAAGCAATGAACCTGCTGCTATTGAAAAAGGGATCGGCAATGTATGGAAGACGGGCAAAATAAAATCCGGGAACAGCATTGGTGTTCCTTATAATGGCGCCTCGCTTCAGTCTTTTACAAGATATTACTGGAAGGTAAGAGTCTATGATGAAAAAGGGCGACCTTCTCCCTGGAGCGTTGCATCCTGGTTTGAAACGGCGCTGCTAACCCCGGCCGATTGGAAGGCGGAATGGATCACTGACGGAAAATCTTTACCTGTAAAGGATGCCGATTTTTATCAGCAGGATCCCATGCCTGTATTCAGGAAGAACATCTCTGTTACCAGGGATATAAAATCAGCGCGCTTATATATAGCAGGCGCCGGGTATTTTGAAGCCTACCTGAACGGAGAAAAGATCAGTAGTGATCTGCTGAGCCCCGCGTGGACCCGTTTTGATAAAAGGATCCTGTACAGGACTTACGACATCACCCAACAATTAAAAAAAGGGAATAATGTTGCCGGCATTCTTTTAGGTAACGGCTGGTACAACCCGCTGCCATTAAGGCTTTGGGGTAAATTAAATCTGCGCGATTACCTGCCGGTAGGAAGGCCGGTTGTAAAAGCACAGTACCGGATTGTTTATACAGATGGTACGGTTGATGAAATCAGTACAGATAGCAACTGGCGATGGAAGGAAGGCCCGGTTATGACCAACAGCGTTTACCTGGGCGAAAGTTTTGATGCCCGCCGGGATCTGACAGCCTGGTTAAAAACGCCCGCTGACAGCACTGGTTACCCGGCCGTGCCTGTGGCCGGCCCTGAAGGAAAGCTGGAAGCAGATCAGCAGCCGCCCATACGCATTGGCAGAATTATAAAACCCGTTGCAATATACAATACGGGGCACGGGAAATGGGTGGCAGATATGGGTGAGAATTTTGCAGGTGTGGCACGTATAAAAGTAAATGCATCAGGGGGAACGAAAATTTCACTGCGTTATGGAGAGGCGGTGTATAAAGACGGAAGTGTAAACGGCATGACGGCCGTAGCCGGGCAGATAAAACAGGGTAACGGCGGACCAGGTGCTCCGGAAGTAGCCTACCAGGAAGATCATTTTATTGCAAGCGGTAATGGTATAGAAACCTGGAACCCACGGTTCACTTTTCATGTGTTCCGTTATGTGGAAATTACCGGCTGGCCGGGTACACCAACTGCCGATGATATTGAAGGTTTGCAAATGAATGCAGCTATTGCTGATGCGGGTGCCTTCGAATGCTCAAATCCGCTGCTGAATAAAATTCAGGAAAATACGTTGCGTACATTTAAGAGCAACCTGTTCAGCGTACAATCCGATTGTGCGGGCCGTGAAAAATTTGGTTATGGAGGCGACTTGTTTTGTACCCTTGAATCATTCAGCTACAACTTCAATATGCATAATTTTTATCAGAAGTCATTGAAGGATTTTGAAGATAGCCAGCGCCCGCTGGGAGGCATTACGGAAACAGCGCCCTTTGTAGGCCTGGATGATAAAGGGCCCGGTGATCGTTCAGGCCCCCTGGGCTGGCAGATCGGTTTTCCCTACCTGATAAAGAAGCTGTACGATTTTTATGGCGACCGGCATATTCTTGAAACCTATTATCCTGCATTGACCCGGCAGATCCGGTTTTTACGCAGCCGGGCGAAAGAGAACCTGTATTACCAGGATATCAGTGACCATGAATCGCTGGATGAGAAACCCGAAGCGCTGACCGCTTCTTTATTTTATTTTCACCATGTGCAGTTGATGGCAACATTTGCACAACTGCTGGAAAAGAAAGAGGAGGCTGAGCAATATGGGACTCTTGCCGCACAGATCAAAGAAGCAATACTCAGAAAATTTTACAAAGGCAATGGGGTGTTTGACAATAACACTCCGGCAGCAGCGCTGTTTCCTTTATGGTATGGCATTGTTGAAGGGAAAGAAAAGCAGCTCGCTGAAAAACAGCTGGATTTAGCTTTGGCTAAGAGGGATAATCATATTACAACCGGCATCTTTGCTACAAAAATGTTATTTGATGTATTAAGAAGGGCTGATAAAAACGGGCAGGCATATACCATTGCCAGCCGGAAAGATTTCCCCGGCTGGGGGTATATGATCGCAAACGGGGCAACAACGCTTTGGGAAACCTGGAAATATTCTGATAATGTTTATTCGCAGAACCATCCGATGTTCGGATCGATAACGGAATGGTTTTACCGTTCCTTACTGGGTATTAACAGCACAGCGCCGGGTTTCAGCGCCTTTATAATAAAACCGCAACCGGTACATGACCTGGAAGCTGCAAAAGGTTTCTATAACACACTGTACGGGAAAATTGTCAGCAACTGGCAATGGAAAGACAGCCGGTTTACACTGAAAGTAACGGTGCCGGTAAATACGGTGGCAGCCATCTGGATTCCCTCAGATGGGGAACCTGTATTCATCGACGGTGTAAAGATAAAGGAGTCTTCCCTCAAAAAAGAGCAAGGCTACAGGGTCTATACAACCGGGTCGGGAACATATACCTTCCGGAGCACATTGAAGAAATAG
- a CDS encoding glutamate synthase subunit beta, with protein MGKPTGFLEFTRQAPRKKPVEERIQHYKEFVELFPEDQLNNQAARCMDCGVPFCHSGCPLGNVIPEFNDAVYRKEYKEAYDILTGTNNFPEFTGRICPAPCESACVLGINQPPVAIEEIEKHIIEIAFEKGFVSRKAPNIRTGKKVAVVGSGPSGLAAAAQLNYAGHQVTVFERDEKPGGLLRYGIPDFKLEKWVIDRRIAVMEEEGVEFRCHANVGKNISIHDLLRNYDAIVLCGGSTVPRDLPIPGRQLKGIHFAMDFLKQNNKRVDGKDFLAHKDIESNILTEEVVATGKNVVVIGGGDTGSDCVGTSNRHKASSVTQFELLPMPPKERTDAMPWPSYPMLLKTTTSHEEGANRHWSIATKEFKGDGNGNLKSLVVVDLEWKTPEPGKPAQFTEIPGSEREMPCELALLAMGFLHPQHEGLLQELDVELDNRGNIKASDQEYKTNIPKIFAAGDMRRGQSLVVWAISEGRECARKVDEFLMGHSVLETKEQSVLLSFE; from the coding sequence ATGGGTAAACCAACAGGATTTTTAGAGTTTACAAGACAAGCTCCCCGGAAGAAGCCAGTAGAGGAACGCATACAGCACTATAAAGAATTTGTTGAGCTTTTCCCGGAGGACCAGTTAAACAACCAGGCGGCAAGATGCATGGACTGTGGTGTTCCTTTCTGCCACAGTGGCTGCCCTTTAGGGAACGTCATCCCCGAATTCAATGATGCCGTTTATCGTAAGGAATATAAAGAGGCATATGATATTTTAACAGGCACCAATAATTTTCCGGAATTTACCGGCAGGATTTGTCCTGCACCCTGCGAATCTGCCTGCGTGCTGGGCATTAATCAGCCTCCCGTTGCCATTGAGGAGATTGAAAAACATATTATTGAGATCGCTTTTGAAAAAGGGTTCGTTTCCAGAAAAGCCCCCAATATCAGAACCGGTAAAAAAGTAGCTGTAGTAGGCAGTGGCCCCTCAGGCCTTGCAGCTGCTGCTCAGCTGAACTATGCCGGGCATCAGGTAACGGTTTTTGAACGCGATGAAAAGCCCGGAGGGCTCCTGCGTTACGGTATTCCGGATTTTAAACTGGAAAAATGGGTTATTGACCGCCGTATTGCCGTAATGGAAGAAGAAGGAGTAGAGTTCAGGTGCCACGCCAATGTAGGTAAAAACATCAGCATTCATGACCTGCTGAGAAATTATGATGCCATTGTATTGTGCGGTGGCAGTACCGTTCCCAGGGACTTACCAATCCCGGGAAGGCAACTGAAAGGCATTCATTTTGCGATGGACTTCCTTAAGCAGAATAATAAAAGAGTGGACGGCAAAGATTTCCTTGCTCATAAAGATATTGAAAGCAATATCCTTACTGAAGAAGTAGTAGCTACCGGTAAAAACGTGGTAGTGATCGGCGGTGGTGATACCGGAAGCGATTGTGTAGGCACCAGTAACCGGCACAAGGCCTCTTCCGTAACACAATTTGAGTTGCTGCCAATGCCTCCCAAAGAAAGAACCGATGCAATGCCCTGGCCCTCCTATCCCATGCTCTTAAAGACCACTACAAGCCATGAAGAAGGAGCCAATCGCCACTGGTCTATTGCTACAAAAGAATTTAAAGGTGACGGGAACGGCAATCTGAAGTCGCTGGTAGTGGTTGACCTGGAATGGAAAACGCCCGAACCGGGAAAACCTGCACAATTCACAGAAATACCCGGATCAGAGAGGGAAATGCCCTGCGAACTGGCCCTGTTGGCTATGGGCTTTTTACATCCGCAGCACGAGGGCCTGTTACAGGAACTGGATGTAGAACTGGATAACCGGGGAAATATAAAGGCCTCCGATCAGGAATATAAAACAAATATTCCCAAGATCTTTGCGGCAGGCGATATGCGCAGAGGGCAAAGCCTGGTTGTATGGGCCATCAGCGAAGGCCGCGAATGTGCCCGTAAAGTGGATGAGTTCCTGATGGGCCACTCTGTTCTTGAGACCAAGGAACAATCAGTATTGTTATCTTTTGAATAA
- the gltB gene encoding glutamate synthase large subunit, whose product MTEKKGLYDPSFERDACGIGFVANIKGNKNHQTISDALTVLENMDHRGACGYEPNTGDGAGIMIQIPHELFYDECLQLGISLPAIEEYAVGMIFFPRDIKKREECRDIFTRAAQKMGMKVIRWRNVPVNPAGIGSSALAVEPDIEQVFLQKPDKIKTAEEFERKLFVLRKYATHMTTNTVKKDPIGFYINSLSCRTVIYKGQLTSFQVRSYYKDLTDQRTVSAFGLVHSRFATNTFPSWRLAQPFRFIAHNGEINTLQGNLNWLRSSERGFESPLFTKEEMDMLVPIVSNNQSDSACLDNMIELLALTGRSLPHVMMMLIPEAWDGNEEMDPAKKAFYEFHACLMEPWDGPASISFTDGKIIGATLDRNGLRPSRYCVTSDGRVIMASETGALPVDQSLVIEKGRLQPGKMFVVDMEQGRIISDEELKKEICSQKPYADWLNKYKIRLNELPEPRVMFTNLSEDQIFRYQKAFGYTSEDVENIILPMAINGKEPIGAMGIDTPLAVLSDQPQHITSYFKQLFAQVTNPPIDPIRERMVMSLATFVGNNGSMLIEDEMDCHVVALKQPILNNFELETLRSIDTGTFQAKTLQCYFRADGKPGSLEKGLDRICAYAEDAVNDGFEVLVLQDRAIDSQHAPIPSLLAVAAVHHYLIRKGLRGKVGLVVEAGDVWEVHHFACLLGFGATAINPYLAFSTIHNLKESGKIKTDISLDNLYKNYIKAVSDGLLKVFSKMGISTLQSYQGAQIFEIIGINQSVVSKYFTGTTSRIEGMGLDELAREALAKHSFGFSPKPIPVDQLPTGGFYQWKRKGETHLFNPQTIHLLQYSTKMNDYNIFKKYTKLVNDQTQKAITLRGLLDFKRSRKPIPVEEVEPAEAIYKRFATGAMSFGSISWEAHTTLAIAMNRLGGKSNTGEGGEDEARYTPLENGDSMRSAIKQVASARFGVTSLYLSEADELQIKMAQGAKPGEGGQLPGDKVDDWIGKTRHATPGVGLISPPPHHDIYSIEDLAQLIFDLKNANRHARINVKLVSKAGVGTIAAGVTKAKADVVLISGHDGGTGASPVSSIRHAGLPWELGVAEAQQTLVKNKLRSRVVLQTDGQMRTGRDIVIAAMLGAEEWGVATAALVVEGCIMMRKCHLNTCPVGVATQDPELRKRYTGNPDHVVNFFRFLTEDMRELMAELGYRTVNEMIGQTNDLKVREGISHWKYKNLDLSPILYREKEEDGVGLYHSEEQDHGLKSVLDWKFLEAAQPAIENGTVVKASFDIVNTDRAAGTILSHEITKKYRSAGLPEDTVHIKLKGTAGQSFAAFCNKGITLELEGDANDYFGKGLSGAKLIVYPDNNAGFVAEENSIIGNVAFYGATSGQGFIRGKAGERFAVRNSGATVVVEGVGDHGCEYMTGGRAIILGDTGRNFAAGMSGGIAYVYDASQKFAGNCNKEMVELDPVDNNDILFLQEFISKHYEYTKSPVAKFILDDFDNQLKNFVKVFPSEYKKIILAKEEQKQLA is encoded by the coding sequence ATGACAGAAAAAAAAGGATTATACGACCCTTCATTTGAACGTGATGCATGTGGAATTGGTTTTGTTGCCAATATCAAAGGCAATAAGAATCATCAGACCATTTCAGATGCACTTACTGTTTTAGAAAACATGGATCACCGGGGGGCCTGCGGCTATGAGCCCAATACTGGTGACGGGGCAGGTATTATGATTCAGATACCACATGAGCTTTTTTATGATGAGTGCCTTCAGTTAGGCATTTCACTGCCGGCGATTGAGGAGTATGCAGTGGGAATGATTTTCTTTCCAAGGGATATTAAAAAGCGCGAAGAATGCAGGGATATTTTTACGCGTGCTGCGCAAAAAATGGGAATGAAAGTGATCCGTTGGCGCAATGTACCGGTAAATCCTGCCGGCATTGGTTCTTCTGCTCTTGCAGTAGAACCGGACATTGAACAGGTATTTCTTCAGAAGCCCGATAAAATTAAAACGGCTGAAGAATTTGAACGCAAGCTTTTTGTATTGCGTAAGTACGCCACCCATATGACCACCAATACAGTTAAAAAGGATCCTATCGGTTTTTATATTAATTCGCTTTCCTGCAGAACCGTGATTTACAAAGGCCAGCTGACCAGTTTTCAGGTGCGTTCTTATTATAAAGATCTCACTGATCAGAGAACTGTTAGCGCATTCGGGCTGGTACATTCCCGTTTTGCCACAAACACCTTTCCCTCCTGGCGCCTGGCGCAACCCTTCCGTTTTATTGCGCATAACGGGGAGATCAACACGCTGCAGGGCAATCTGAACTGGTTGCGCTCCAGTGAACGGGGTTTTGAATCTCCTTTATTTACAAAGGAAGAAATGGATATGCTGGTGCCTATTGTAAGCAATAATCAAAGTGACTCTGCCTGCCTGGATAATATGATCGAGCTGCTGGCGCTTACAGGCCGTTCACTGCCGCATGTAATGATGATGCTGATCCCTGAGGCATGGGATGGCAATGAGGAGATGGATCCGGCCAAAAAAGCATTCTATGAGTTTCATGCCTGCCTGATGGAGCCCTGGGACGGTCCTGCTTCCATTTCATTTACAGATGGAAAAATCATTGGCGCTACGCTCGACAGGAACGGTTTAAGGCCCTCCCGCTACTGCGTTACCAGCGATGGCCGGGTTATTATGGCCTCTGAAACGGGCGCGTTGCCGGTAGATCAAAGCCTTGTTATTGAAAAAGGGCGCCTGCAACCGGGTAAAATGTTTGTGGTAGATATGGAGCAGGGACGCATCATCAGCGATGAGGAACTGAAAAAAGAGATCTGCTCTCAGAAACCTTATGCCGACTGGCTGAACAAATACAAGATCCGGTTAAATGAATTGCCGGAACCAAGGGTCATGTTCACCAACCTGAGTGAAGACCAGATCTTCCGCTATCAGAAAGCTTTTGGTTATACCTCTGAAGACGTTGAAAACATCATCCTTCCCATGGCCATCAATGGCAAGGAACCTATCGGTGCTATGGGAATTGATACGCCGCTGGCCGTTTTAAGTGACCAGCCACAGCACATCACTTCCTATTTTAAACAGCTTTTTGCCCAGGTAACCAACCCTCCTATTGACCCCATCAGGGAACGAATGGTCATGTCCCTGGCTACTTTTGTGGGCAATAACGGCAGCATGCTTATAGAAGATGAAATGGATTGCCATGTGGTAGCGCTGAAGCAGCCTATCCTTAACAATTTTGAGCTGGAAACATTAAGAAGTATTGATACAGGTACTTTCCAGGCAAAAACACTTCAATGTTATTTCAGGGCCGACGGTAAACCCGGTTCCCTGGAAAAAGGACTGGATCGCATTTGTGCTTATGCTGAAGATGCCGTAAACGACGGTTTTGAAGTGTTGGTATTGCAGGACCGGGCTATCGACAGCCAGCACGCGCCCATTCCATCGCTGCTTGCTGTTGCAGCTGTGCATCATTACCTGATCAGAAAAGGACTAAGAGGCAAAGTAGGGCTGGTGGTAGAAGCCGGTGATGTTTGGGAAGTGCACCATTTTGCATGCCTGTTAGGCTTTGGTGCCACGGCCATTAACCCTTACCTGGCTTTCTCCACCATACATAATTTAAAAGAGTCCGGAAAGATTAAAACAGATATTTCACTGGACAATCTTTACAAAAATTACATCAAGGCGGTTAGCGACGGATTGCTCAAAGTGTTCTCAAAAATGGGGATTTCCACGCTGCAGTCCTACCAGGGCGCGCAAATATTTGAGATCATCGGTATCAATCAGTCTGTTGTAAGCAAATACTTTACCGGTACTACCTCACGTATAGAAGGTATGGGGCTGGATGAGCTGGCACGCGAGGCACTGGCAAAGCACAGTTTTGGCTTCAGCCCGAAACCGATTCCTGTAGACCAGCTGCCCACAGGCGGTTTTTATCAATGGAAACGTAAAGGAGAGACCCATTTGTTCAACCCCCAAACCATTCACCTGCTACAGTATTCCACAAAGATGAACGATTACAACATCTTTAAGAAGTATACCAAACTGGTGAATGACCAGACCCAAAAAGCCATTACACTGCGGGGATTGCTGGATTTCAAACGCAGCAGGAAGCCCATTCCTGTTGAGGAAGTAGAGCCTGCAGAAGCTATTTATAAACGCTTTGCCACAGGAGCCATGAGTTTTGGCTCTATCAGTTGGGAAGCGCATACCACATTAGCCATAGCTATGAACCGCCTGGGCGGAAAAAGCAATACAGGAGAAGGCGGGGAAGATGAAGCACGCTATACACCGCTGGAAAACGGCGATAGCATGCGCAGCGCTATTAAACAGGTTGCCAGCGCACGTTTTGGGGTAACCAGTTTGTATTTAAGCGAGGCAGATGAGCTGCAGATCAAAATGGCACAGGGTGCAAAACCTGGTGAAGGCGGACAACTCCCCGGCGACAAGGTAGACGACTGGATCGGCAAGACCCGCCATGCTACTCCGGGTGTGGGCCTCATTTCTCCTCCCCCGCACCACGATATTTATTCTATTGAGGATCTGGCACAGCTAATATTCGATCTTAAAAATGCCAACCGGCATGCGCGTATCAACGTAAAACTGGTAAGTAAAGCCGGCGTAGGCACTATTGCAGCAGGTGTAACAAAAGCCAAAGCAGATGTAGTGCTGATCTCAGGTCATGACGGGGGAACGGGCGCCTCTCCGGTAAGCTCTATCCGCCATGCGGGCCTGCCCTGGGAATTAGGCGTTGCCGAAGCACAGCAAACACTTGTAAAAAACAAACTGCGCAGCCGTGTGGTATTACAAACAGATGGTCAGATGCGTACCGGGCGGGATATTGTCATTGCCGCCATGCTGGGCGCAGAAGAATGGGGCGTTGCAACCGCAGCCCTGGTGGTAGAAGGATGCATTATGATGCGTAAATGCCACTTAAATACCTGCCCTGTTGGAGTAGCCACCCAAGATCCTGAATTAAGAAAAAGATATACCGGCAACCCGGATCATGTGGTCAACTTCTTCAGATTCTTAACAGAAGATATGCGGGAACTGATGGCGGAACTGGGTTACAGAACGGTTAATGAAATGATCGGTCAAACGAACGACCTTAAAGTCAGAGAAGGAATCAGTCACTGGAAATATAAAAACCTGGATCTGTCCCCGATCCTCTATCGTGAAAAAGAAGAGGATGGCGTTGGGCTTTACCACTCGGAAGAACAGGATCATGGATTAAAATCGGTGCTGGACTGGAAATTCCTGGAAGCAGCCCAACCGGCTATTGAAAACGGAACCGTGGTAAAAGCGTCCTTTGATATTGTAAATACGGACCGCGCCGCAGGTACTATTCTCTCTCACGAGATCACAAAAAAATACCGTTCAGCCGGATTACCGGAAGATACCGTACACATTAAATTAAAAGGAACAGCAGGACAAAGCTTCGCAGCTTTTTGTAATAAAGGGATTACATTAGAGCTGGAAGGTGATGCCAATGACTATTTTGGTAAAGGGTTGAGCGGTGCAAAACTGATCGTTTACCCGGACAATAATGCAGGCTTTGTTGCAGAAGAGAACAGCATTATTGGTAACGTTGCCTTTTACGGAGCTACCAGCGGGCAGGGCTTTATACGCGGAAAGGCAGGCGAGCGTTTTGCGGTTCGTAATTCCGGGGCTACAGTAGTTGTGGAAGGCGTGGGAGATCATGGCTGTGAATACATGACAGGCGGCCGCGCTATTATCCTTGGTGATACAGGAAGAAATTTTGCTGCAGGTATGAGCGGAGGCATTGCCTATGTTTATGATGCCAGCCAGAAATTTGCCGGCAATTGCAATAAGGAAATGGTAGAACTGGATCCCGTTGATAACAATGATATCCTGTTCCTCCAGGAATTCATCTCCAAACATTACGAATACACAAAGAGCCCGGTTGCCAAATTCATTTTAGATGATTTTGATAATCAGCTAAAAAACTTTGTAAAGGTCTTTCCTTCAGAATACAAAAAGATCATACTCGCAAAGGAAGAGCAAAAGCAGTTGGCATAA
- a CDS encoding OmpA family protein produces MTSKKYTLLAGIGCLIASTGFSQVSPSHPYTAPHPLYGTYSVTDSNYYSGKRLQQNNDFIVGTSDYPAKPKDMWEIGIKGGSFTVIGDVPANIASFGFGAHIRKSLGHVMSLRLEYVYGIAKGEGWRAGNFAGNGPGGSWVPNYRTKAQDLSLQALFNIHNIRFYKNQTSVTLYGIVGAGVNTWRPEYNATAQPSNAGSGNYNDRKDILKNYRDAIDGNYGSFNRQLSENYNKMFAGYAKPSVTAGLGIAFRLSDRVNLAIEDRIITPFSDYLDGVLPTAAGNLSRDFYNYGTIGLNFNLGNKSRRVEPLYWLNPLNYAYGELRRVPEIVLPDADGDGVTDQFDQEQTPAGCPVDTHGVSRDTDGDGVPDCKDKELVTPTYCQPVDADGVGKCPCPEGCGVKPADDCATLLGALPSVTFAPNSNKLSDDAAASLATVASKLRANPNCKVVVVGYCAATKKQQQLSWDHVNKVITHLQEKEGISGDRFIFSSGQEGGDCNTVDIRAAAPGEDGPNTVAPPHPNLRKK; encoded by the coding sequence ATGACAAGCAAAAAGTACACTTTATTGGCAGGTATAGGCTGCCTGATTGCGTCCACAGGGTTTTCTCAGGTAAGCCCTTCGCACCCGTACACAGCGCCACACCCGCTGTACGGTACTTATTCTGTTACTGACTCTAACTATTATTCCGGCAAAAGACTGCAGCAGAATAATGATTTTATTGTTGGTACCAGCGATTATCCTGCTAAACCAAAAGACATGTGGGAAATCGGTATTAAAGGTGGATCTTTCACCGTAATAGGAGATGTTCCTGCAAACATTGCATCCTTCGGTTTTGGTGCCCATATCCGTAAATCTTTAGGACATGTGATGTCTTTAAGACTGGAATATGTTTATGGTATTGCTAAAGGTGAAGGCTGGAGAGCCGGCAATTTTGCTGGTAACGGTCCTGGTGGTAGCTGGGTTCCCAACTACAGAACAAAAGCACAGGATCTGTCTTTACAGGCGTTGTTTAACATTCACAACATCCGCTTTTATAAAAACCAAACATCCGTTACCCTTTATGGTATCGTAGGTGCTGGTGTAAACACCTGGAGGCCAGAGTATAATGCTACCGCTCAGCCGTCAAATGCGGGTTCCGGAAATTATAATGACCGGAAAGACATCCTGAAAAATTACAGGGATGCGATTGACGGAAATTATGGTTCTTTCAACCGTCAGCTTTCTGAGAATTACAACAAAATGTTCGCCGGATATGCAAAACCTTCTGTTACTGCAGGTTTAGGTATTGCTTTCAGGCTGAGCGACCGTGTAAATCTTGCTATAGAAGACCGCATCATTACTCCGTTTAGCGATTATCTGGACGGTGTATTACCTACTGCAGCTGGTAACCTTTCCAGAGACTTCTATAACTACGGAACTATCGGCCTGAACTTTAATCTGGGCAACAAATCCAGAAGAGTTGAGCCCCTGTACTGGTTAAACCCGCTGAACTACGCATATGGCGAACTGCGTCGTGTGCCCGAAATAGTTCTTCCGGATGCTGATGGTGATGGTGTAACTGACCAATTCGACCAGGAGCAAACTCCTGCCGGATGCCCGGTAGATACTCATGGTGTTAGCCGTGATACTGATGGTGACGGTGTTCCTGATTGTAAAGACAAAGAACTGGTTACTCCTACATATTGCCAGCCGGTTGATGCTGATGGCGTAGGTAAATGTCCTTGTCCAGAAGGTTGCGGAGTAAAACCTGCAGATGATTGTGCTACTTTATTAGGTGCATTACCAAGCGTAACTTTTGCTCCTAATTCTAACAAACTTTCTGATGACGCTGCTGCTTCTTTAGCTACTGTAGCTTCTAAATTAAGGGCTAATCCAAACTGTAAAGTAGTTGTAGTTGGATATTGCGCTGCTACTAAGAAACAGCAACAATTAAGCTGGGATCACGTAAATAAAGTGATCACTCACTTACAGGAAAAAGAAGGTATCAGCGGAGACAGATTTATCTTCTCTTCTGGTCAAGAAGGTGGAGACTGCAACACAGTAGATATCCGTGCTGCCGCTCCCGGAGAAGACGGACCCAACACAGTGGCTCCTCCGCATCCGAATCTTCGCAAAAAATAG